A window of the Eulemur rufifrons isolate Redbay chromosome 6, OSU_ERuf_1, whole genome shotgun sequence genome harbors these coding sequences:
- the DENND2B gene encoding DENN domain-containing protein 2B isoform X1: MTMTANKNSSITHGAGGTKAPRGTLSRSQSVSPPPVLSPPRSPIYPLSDSETSACRYTSHSSSRVLLKDWHPRDPSPQNPQDPSPDTSPPICSLKATSFAYLDKSPSVCKREDQKENVQGAARDVEGVAACLPLAQSTPLLGPAAGPRSVLLTRTGTRAHSLGIREKISAWEGRREALPRMSMCGEKREGSGGEWAASEGCPSVGCPSVVPSPCSSEKTFDFKGLRRMSRTFSECSYPETEEEGEALPVRDSLYRLEKRPGRSEPSAFLRGHGSRKESSAVLSRIQKIEQALKEQPGRGLPQLPSSCYSVDRGKRKTGTLGTLEEPTGSAGLSAGSRAVGVAGVGGEAGPPLEREGSGSTKPGTPGNSSSSQPLPSKSSPDPAVNPVPKPKRTFEYEADRNPKSKPSNGLPPSPTPAAPPPLPSTPAPPVTRRPKKDMRGHHKSQSRKSFEFEDASSLQSLYPSSPTENGTESQPKFGSKSTLEENAYEDIVGDLPKENPYEDVDLKSRRAGRKSQQLSENSLDSLHRMWSPQDRKYNNPPTQLSLKPSTQSLRSGNWSERKSHRLPRLPKRHSHDDMLLLAQLSLPSSPSSLNEDSLSTTSELLSSRRARRIPKLVQRINSIYNAKRGKKRLKKLSMSSIETASLRDENSESESDSDDRFKAHTQRLVHIQSMLKRAPSYRTLELELLEWQERELFEYFVVVSLKKKPSRNTYLPEVSYQFPKLDRPTKQMREAEERLKAIPQFCFPDAKDWLPVSEYSSETFSFMLTGEDGSRRFGYCRRLLPSGKGPRLPEVYCVISRLGCFGLFSKVLDEVERRRGISAALVYPFMRSLMESPFPAPGKTIKVKTFLPGAGNEVLELRRPMDSRLEHVDFECLFTCLSVRQLIRIFASLLLERRVIFVADKLSTLSSCSHAVVALLYPFSWQHTFIPVLPASMIDIVCCPTPFLVGLLSSSLPKLKELPVEEALMVNLGSDRFIRQMDDEDTLLPRKLQAALEQALERKNELISQDSDSDSDDECNTLNGLVSEVFIRFFVETVGHYSLFLTQSEKGERAFQREAFRKSVASKSIRRFLEVFMESQMFAGFIQDRELRKCRAKGLFEQRVEQYLEELPDTEQSGMNKFLRGLGNKMKFLHKKN; the protein is encoded by the exons GTCTCAGTCAGTCTCTCCACCTCCAGTTCTCTCCCCGCCGAGGAGTCCCATCTACCCCCTCAGTGATAGTGAAACCTCAGCCTGCAGGTACACCAGCCACTCCAGCTCCCGGGTGCTCCTCAAGGACTGGCACCCCCGTGATCCTTCACCCCAGAATCCTCAAGACCCCTCCCCAGATACTTCACCACCCATCTGTTCCCTCAAGGCTACCAGCTTTGCTTATTTGGACAAAAGCCCTTCAGTGTGCAAGAGAGAGGACCAGAAGGAGAATGTCCAAGGCGCAGCCCGGGATGTAGAGGGTGTGGCTGCTTGCCTCCCCCTTGCCCAGAGCACACCATTACTGGGGCCAGCGGCTGGCCCACGGAGCGTCTTGCTGACCCGCACTGGCACCCGTGCCCACAGCCTGGGCATCCGGGAGAAGATTTCAGCATGGGAAGGTCGCCGAGAGGCCTTGCCCAGGATGAGCATGTGTGGAGAGAAGCGGGAGGGCTCTGGGGGTGAGTGGGCAGCCAGTGAGGGCTGCCCCAGTGTGGGCTGTCCCAGTGTGGTCCCGTCCCCCTGCAGCTCAGAAAAGACCTTTGATTTCAAGGGCCTCCGGAGGATGAGCAGGACCTTCTCTGAGTGTTCCTACCCTGAGAccgaggaggagggagaggcactCCCTGTCCGGGACTCTCTCTACCGGCTGGAGAAGCGGCCAGGCCGGAGTGAGCCCAGTGCCTTCCTCAGGGGGCATGGCAGCAGGAAAGAAAGCTCAGCAGTGCTGAGCCGGATCCAGAAAATTGAACAAGCCCTGAAGGAGCAGCCAGGCCGGGGACTCCCCCAGCTCCCAAGCAGCTGCTACAGTGTAGACCGAGGGAAAAGAAAGACTGGGACCTTGGGTACCTTGGAGGAGCCAACAGGCAGTGCTGGTCTGAGTGCTGGCAGCCGGGCAGTAGGAGTGGCTGGAGTTGGCGGGGAGGCGGGCCCACCCCTGGAGAGGGAAGGCAGTGGTTCCACTAAGCCAGGGACCCCTGGAAATAGCTCTAGCTCCCAACCACTGCCATCGAAGAGCTCCCCTGATCCCGCTGTGAACCCTGTTCCCAAACCCAAGCGCACCTTTGAATATGAGGCTGACAGGAACCCCAAGAGTAAGCCAAGCAATGGTCTACCTCCTTCGCCCACACCTGCTGCTCCACCCCCCTtgccctccaccccagccccaccagtTACCCGGAGACCCAAGAAGGACATGCGTGGTCACCACAAGTCCCAGAGCAG AAAATCCTTTGAGTTTGAGGATGCATCTAGTCTCCAGTCCCTGTACCCCTCTTCTCCCACTGAGAATGGTACTGAGAGCCAACCCAAGTTTGGATCCAAAAGCACTTTAGAAGAGAATGCCTATGAAGATATTGTGG GAGATCTGCCTAAGGAGAATCCATATGAGGATGTGGACTTAAAGAGCCGACGAGCAGGACGAAAATCCCAGCAACTGTCTGAGAACTCCCTGGACTCTTTGCACAGGATGTGGAGTCCTCAGGACAGGAAGTACAACAACCCACCCACGCAG CTCTCCCTGAAACCCAGCACCCAGTCCCTGCGCAGTGGGAACTGGTCAGAAAGGAAGAGCCACCGGCTGCCACGATTACCCAAGAGGCACAGCCATGACGACATGCTGCTGCTGGCTCAGTTGAGCCTGCCGTCTTCACCCTCCAGCCTCAACGAAGACAGCCTCAGCACCACGAGTGAGCTGCTGTCCAGCCGCCGGGCCCGCCGCATTCCCAAG CTTGTCCAAAGAATTAACTCCATCTACAATGCCaagaggggaaagaagaggttAAAAAAGCTGTCTATGTCCAGCATTGAGACAGCGTCACTGAGAG ATGAGAATAGTGAGAGCGAGAGCGACTCTGACGACAGGTTCAAAG cccacacGCAGCGCCTAGTCCATATCCAGTCGATGCTGAAGCGTGCACCGAGCTATCGGACCCTGGAGCTGGAGCTGCTTGAGTGGCAGGAGCGGGAGCTTTTTGAGTACTTTGTGGTGGTGTCCCTCAAGAAGAAGCCATCCCGAAACACCTACCTCCCTGAAGTCTCCTACCAGTTTCCTAAG CTGGACCGACCCACCAAGCAAATGcgggaggcagaggaaaggctCAAGGCTATCCCCCAGTTTTGCTTCCCTGATGCCAAGGACTGGCTCCCTGTGTCAGAATACAGCAG TGAGACCTTTTCTTTCATGCTGACTGGGGAAGATGGCAGCAGACGCTTTGGCTATTGCAGGCGCTTATTG CCAAGTGGGAAGGGGCCCCGGTTGCCAGAGGTGTACTGTGTCATCAGCCGCCTTGGCTGCTTCGGCTTGTTTTCCAAG GTCCTAGATGAGGTGGAGCGCCGGCGTGGGATCTCTGCCGCATTGGTCTATCCCTTCATGAGAAGTCTCATGGAGTCAcccttcccagccccagggaAGACCATCAAGGTGAAGACATTCCTGCCAGGTGCTGGCAATGAG GTGTTAGAGCTGCGGCGGCCCATGGACTCGCGGCTGGAGCATGTGGACTTTGAGTGCCTTTTTACCTGCCTCAGCGTGCGCCAGCTCATCCGCATCTTTGCCTCGCTGCTGCTGGAGCGCCGGGTCATTTTTGTGGCAGATAAGCTCAG TACCCTCTCCAGCTGTTCCCATGCAGTGGTGGCCTTGCTCTACCCCTTCTCCTGGCAGCACACCTTCATTCCTGTCCTCCCGGCCTCCATGATTGACATCGTCTGCTGTCCTACACCCTTCCTGGTTGGCCTGCTCTCCAGCTCCCTCCCCAAACTGAAGGAGCTGCCTGTGGAGGAG GCGCTGATGGTGAATCTGGGATCTGACCGATTCATCCGACAG ATGGATGATGAGGACACATTGTTACCTAGGAAGTTACAGGCAGCTCTGGAGCAGGCTCTAGAGAGGAAGAATGAACTGATCTCCCAGGACTCTGACAGTGACTCCGATGATG AATGTAATACCCTCAATGGGCTGGTGTCAGAGGTGTTTATCCGGTTCTTTGTGGAGACTGTTGGGCACTACTCCCTCTTCCTGACACAGAGTGAGAAGGGGGAGAGGGCCTTTCAGCGAGAGGCCTTCCGCAAGTCTGTGGCTTCCAAAAGCATCCGCCGTTTTCTGGAGGTTTTTATGGAATCTCAGATGTTTGCTGGCTTCATCCAAGACAGAGAGCTAAGAAAGTGTCGGGCAAAGG GCCTGTTTGAGCAGCGAGTAGAGCAGTATTTAGAGGAACTCCCGGACACTGAACAGAGTGGCATGAATAAGTTTCTCCGAGGTTTGG GCAACAAAATGAAGTTCCTCCACAAGAAGAATTAA
- the DENND2B gene encoding DENN domain-containing protein 2B isoform X6 — protein sequence MTMTANKNSSITHGAGGTKAPRGTLSRKSFEFEDASSLQSLYPSSPTENGTESQPKFGSKSTLEENAYEDIVGDLPKENPYEDVDLKSRRAGRKSQQLSENSLDSLHRMWSPQDRKYNNPPTQLSLKPSTQSLRSGNWSERKSHRLPRLPKRHSHDDMLLLAQLSLPSSPSSLNEDSLSTTSELLSSRRARRIPKLVQRINSIYNAKRGKKRLKKLSMSSIETASLRDENSESESDSDDRFKAHTQRLVHIQSMLKRAPSYRTLELELLEWQERELFEYFVVVSLKKKPSRNTYLPEVSYQFPKLDRPTKQMREAEERLKAIPQFCFPDAKDWLPVSEYSSETFSFMLTGEDGSRRFGYCRRLLPSGKGPRLPEVYCVISRLGCFGLFSKVLDEVERRRGISAALVYPFMRSLMESPFPAPGKTIKVKTFLPGAGNEVLELRRPMDSRLEHVDFECLFTCLSVRQLIRIFASLLLERRVIFVADKLSTLSSCSHAVVALLYPFSWQHTFIPVLPASMIDIVCCPTPFLVGLLSSSLPKLKELPVEEALMVNLGSDRFIRQMDDEDTLLPRKLQAALEQALERKNELISQDSDSDSDDECNTLNGLVSEVFIRFFVETVGHYSLFLTQSEKGERAFQREAFRKSVASKSIRRFLEVFMESQMFAGFIQDRELRKCRAKGLFEQRVEQYLEELPDTEQSGMNKFLRGLGNKMKFLHKKN from the exons AAAATCCTTTGAGTTTGAGGATGCATCTAGTCTCCAGTCCCTGTACCCCTCTTCTCCCACTGAGAATGGTACTGAGAGCCAACCCAAGTTTGGATCCAAAAGCACTTTAGAAGAGAATGCCTATGAAGATATTGTGG GAGATCTGCCTAAGGAGAATCCATATGAGGATGTGGACTTAAAGAGCCGACGAGCAGGACGAAAATCCCAGCAACTGTCTGAGAACTCCCTGGACTCTTTGCACAGGATGTGGAGTCCTCAGGACAGGAAGTACAACAACCCACCCACGCAG CTCTCCCTGAAACCCAGCACCCAGTCCCTGCGCAGTGGGAACTGGTCAGAAAGGAAGAGCCACCGGCTGCCACGATTACCCAAGAGGCACAGCCATGACGACATGCTGCTGCTGGCTCAGTTGAGCCTGCCGTCTTCACCCTCCAGCCTCAACGAAGACAGCCTCAGCACCACGAGTGAGCTGCTGTCCAGCCGCCGGGCCCGCCGCATTCCCAAG CTTGTCCAAAGAATTAACTCCATCTACAATGCCaagaggggaaagaagaggttAAAAAAGCTGTCTATGTCCAGCATTGAGACAGCGTCACTGAGAG ATGAGAATAGTGAGAGCGAGAGCGACTCTGACGACAGGTTCAAAG cccacacGCAGCGCCTAGTCCATATCCAGTCGATGCTGAAGCGTGCACCGAGCTATCGGACCCTGGAGCTGGAGCTGCTTGAGTGGCAGGAGCGGGAGCTTTTTGAGTACTTTGTGGTGGTGTCCCTCAAGAAGAAGCCATCCCGAAACACCTACCTCCCTGAAGTCTCCTACCAGTTTCCTAAG CTGGACCGACCCACCAAGCAAATGcgggaggcagaggaaaggctCAAGGCTATCCCCCAGTTTTGCTTCCCTGATGCCAAGGACTGGCTCCCTGTGTCAGAATACAGCAG TGAGACCTTTTCTTTCATGCTGACTGGGGAAGATGGCAGCAGACGCTTTGGCTATTGCAGGCGCTTATTG CCAAGTGGGAAGGGGCCCCGGTTGCCAGAGGTGTACTGTGTCATCAGCCGCCTTGGCTGCTTCGGCTTGTTTTCCAAG GTCCTAGATGAGGTGGAGCGCCGGCGTGGGATCTCTGCCGCATTGGTCTATCCCTTCATGAGAAGTCTCATGGAGTCAcccttcccagccccagggaAGACCATCAAGGTGAAGACATTCCTGCCAGGTGCTGGCAATGAG GTGTTAGAGCTGCGGCGGCCCATGGACTCGCGGCTGGAGCATGTGGACTTTGAGTGCCTTTTTACCTGCCTCAGCGTGCGCCAGCTCATCCGCATCTTTGCCTCGCTGCTGCTGGAGCGCCGGGTCATTTTTGTGGCAGATAAGCTCAG TACCCTCTCCAGCTGTTCCCATGCAGTGGTGGCCTTGCTCTACCCCTTCTCCTGGCAGCACACCTTCATTCCTGTCCTCCCGGCCTCCATGATTGACATCGTCTGCTGTCCTACACCCTTCCTGGTTGGCCTGCTCTCCAGCTCCCTCCCCAAACTGAAGGAGCTGCCTGTGGAGGAG GCGCTGATGGTGAATCTGGGATCTGACCGATTCATCCGACAG ATGGATGATGAGGACACATTGTTACCTAGGAAGTTACAGGCAGCTCTGGAGCAGGCTCTAGAGAGGAAGAATGAACTGATCTCCCAGGACTCTGACAGTGACTCCGATGATG AATGTAATACCCTCAATGGGCTGGTGTCAGAGGTGTTTATCCGGTTCTTTGTGGAGACTGTTGGGCACTACTCCCTCTTCCTGACACAGAGTGAGAAGGGGGAGAGGGCCTTTCAGCGAGAGGCCTTCCGCAAGTCTGTGGCTTCCAAAAGCATCCGCCGTTTTCTGGAGGTTTTTATGGAATCTCAGATGTTTGCTGGCTTCATCCAAGACAGAGAGCTAAGAAAGTGTCGGGCAAAGG GCCTGTTTGAGCAGCGAGTAGAGCAGTATTTAGAGGAACTCCCGGACACTGAACAGAGTGGCATGAATAAGTTTCTCCGAGGTTTGG GCAACAAAATGAAGTTCCTCCACAAGAAGAATTAA
- the DENND2B gene encoding DENN domain-containing protein 2B isoform X5, which yields MTMTANKNSSITHGAGGTKAPRGTLSRSQSVSPPPVLSPPRSPIYPLSDSETSACRKSFEFEDASSLQSLYPSSPTENGTESQPKFGSKSTLEENAYEDIVGDLPKENPYEDVDLKSRRAGRKSQQLSENSLDSLHRMWSPQDRKYNNPPTQLSLKPSTQSLRSGNWSERKSHRLPRLPKRHSHDDMLLLAQLSLPSSPSSLNEDSLSTTSELLSSRRARRIPKLVQRINSIYNAKRGKKRLKKLSMSSIETASLRDENSESESDSDDRFKAHTQRLVHIQSMLKRAPSYRTLELELLEWQERELFEYFVVVSLKKKPSRNTYLPEVSYQFPKLDRPTKQMREAEERLKAIPQFCFPDAKDWLPVSEYSSETFSFMLTGEDGSRRFGYCRRLLPSGKGPRLPEVYCVISRLGCFGLFSKVLDEVERRRGISAALVYPFMRSLMESPFPAPGKTIKVKTFLPGAGNEVLELRRPMDSRLEHVDFECLFTCLSVRQLIRIFASLLLERRVIFVADKLSTLSSCSHAVVALLYPFSWQHTFIPVLPASMIDIVCCPTPFLVGLLSSSLPKLKELPVEEALMVNLGSDRFIRQMDDEDTLLPRKLQAALEQALERKNELISQDSDSDSDDECNTLNGLVSEVFIRFFVETVGHYSLFLTQSEKGERAFQREAFRKSVASKSIRRFLEVFMESQMFAGFIQDRELRKCRAKGLFEQRVEQYLEELPDTEQSGMNKFLRGLGNKMKFLHKKN from the exons GTCTCAGTCAGTCTCTCCACCTCCAGTTCTCTCCCCGCCGAGGAGTCCCATCTACCCCCTCAGTGATAGTGAAACCTCAGCCTGCAG AAAATCCTTTGAGTTTGAGGATGCATCTAGTCTCCAGTCCCTGTACCCCTCTTCTCCCACTGAGAATGGTACTGAGAGCCAACCCAAGTTTGGATCCAAAAGCACTTTAGAAGAGAATGCCTATGAAGATATTGTGG GAGATCTGCCTAAGGAGAATCCATATGAGGATGTGGACTTAAAGAGCCGACGAGCAGGACGAAAATCCCAGCAACTGTCTGAGAACTCCCTGGACTCTTTGCACAGGATGTGGAGTCCTCAGGACAGGAAGTACAACAACCCACCCACGCAG CTCTCCCTGAAACCCAGCACCCAGTCCCTGCGCAGTGGGAACTGGTCAGAAAGGAAGAGCCACCGGCTGCCACGATTACCCAAGAGGCACAGCCATGACGACATGCTGCTGCTGGCTCAGTTGAGCCTGCCGTCTTCACCCTCCAGCCTCAACGAAGACAGCCTCAGCACCACGAGTGAGCTGCTGTCCAGCCGCCGGGCCCGCCGCATTCCCAAG CTTGTCCAAAGAATTAACTCCATCTACAATGCCaagaggggaaagaagaggttAAAAAAGCTGTCTATGTCCAGCATTGAGACAGCGTCACTGAGAG ATGAGAATAGTGAGAGCGAGAGCGACTCTGACGACAGGTTCAAAG cccacacGCAGCGCCTAGTCCATATCCAGTCGATGCTGAAGCGTGCACCGAGCTATCGGACCCTGGAGCTGGAGCTGCTTGAGTGGCAGGAGCGGGAGCTTTTTGAGTACTTTGTGGTGGTGTCCCTCAAGAAGAAGCCATCCCGAAACACCTACCTCCCTGAAGTCTCCTACCAGTTTCCTAAG CTGGACCGACCCACCAAGCAAATGcgggaggcagaggaaaggctCAAGGCTATCCCCCAGTTTTGCTTCCCTGATGCCAAGGACTGGCTCCCTGTGTCAGAATACAGCAG TGAGACCTTTTCTTTCATGCTGACTGGGGAAGATGGCAGCAGACGCTTTGGCTATTGCAGGCGCTTATTG CCAAGTGGGAAGGGGCCCCGGTTGCCAGAGGTGTACTGTGTCATCAGCCGCCTTGGCTGCTTCGGCTTGTTTTCCAAG GTCCTAGATGAGGTGGAGCGCCGGCGTGGGATCTCTGCCGCATTGGTCTATCCCTTCATGAGAAGTCTCATGGAGTCAcccttcccagccccagggaAGACCATCAAGGTGAAGACATTCCTGCCAGGTGCTGGCAATGAG GTGTTAGAGCTGCGGCGGCCCATGGACTCGCGGCTGGAGCATGTGGACTTTGAGTGCCTTTTTACCTGCCTCAGCGTGCGCCAGCTCATCCGCATCTTTGCCTCGCTGCTGCTGGAGCGCCGGGTCATTTTTGTGGCAGATAAGCTCAG TACCCTCTCCAGCTGTTCCCATGCAGTGGTGGCCTTGCTCTACCCCTTCTCCTGGCAGCACACCTTCATTCCTGTCCTCCCGGCCTCCATGATTGACATCGTCTGCTGTCCTACACCCTTCCTGGTTGGCCTGCTCTCCAGCTCCCTCCCCAAACTGAAGGAGCTGCCTGTGGAGGAG GCGCTGATGGTGAATCTGGGATCTGACCGATTCATCCGACAG ATGGATGATGAGGACACATTGTTACCTAGGAAGTTACAGGCAGCTCTGGAGCAGGCTCTAGAGAGGAAGAATGAACTGATCTCCCAGGACTCTGACAGTGACTCCGATGATG AATGTAATACCCTCAATGGGCTGGTGTCAGAGGTGTTTATCCGGTTCTTTGTGGAGACTGTTGGGCACTACTCCCTCTTCCTGACACAGAGTGAGAAGGGGGAGAGGGCCTTTCAGCGAGAGGCCTTCCGCAAGTCTGTGGCTTCCAAAAGCATCCGCCGTTTTCTGGAGGTTTTTATGGAATCTCAGATGTTTGCTGGCTTCATCCAAGACAGAGAGCTAAGAAAGTGTCGGGCAAAGG GCCTGTTTGAGCAGCGAGTAGAGCAGTATTTAGAGGAACTCCCGGACACTGAACAGAGTGGCATGAATAAGTTTCTCCGAGGTTTGG GCAACAAAATGAAGTTCCTCCACAAGAAGAATTAA
- the DENND2B gene encoding DENN domain-containing protein 2B isoform X9 yields MWSPQDRKYNNPPTQLSLKPSTQSLRSGNWSERKSHRLPRLPKRHSHDDMLLLAQLSLPSSPSSLNEDSLSTTSELLSSRRARRIPKLVQRINSIYNAKRGKKRLKKLSMSSIETASLRDENSESESDSDDRFKAHTQRLVHIQSMLKRAPSYRTLELELLEWQERELFEYFVVVSLKKKPSRNTYLPEVSYQFPKLDRPTKQMREAEERLKAIPQFCFPDAKDWLPVSEYSSETFSFMLTGEDGSRRFGYCRRLLPSGKGPRLPEVYCVISRLGCFGLFSKVLDEVERRRGISAALVYPFMRSLMESPFPAPGKTIKVKTFLPGAGNEVLELRRPMDSRLEHVDFECLFTCLSVRQLIRIFASLLLERRVIFVADKLSTLSSCSHAVVALLYPFSWQHTFIPVLPASMIDIVCCPTPFLVGLLSSSLPKLKELPVEEALMVNLGSDRFIRQMDDEDTLLPRKLQAALEQALERKNELISQDSDSDSDDECNTLNGLVSEVFIRFFVETVGHYSLFLTQSEKGERAFQREAFRKSVASKSIRRFLEVFMESQMFAGFIQDRELRKCRAKGLFEQRVEQYLEELPDTEQSGMNKFLRGLGNKMKFLHKKN; encoded by the exons ATGTGGAGTCCTCAGGACAGGAAGTACAACAACCCACCCACGCAG CTCTCCCTGAAACCCAGCACCCAGTCCCTGCGCAGTGGGAACTGGTCAGAAAGGAAGAGCCACCGGCTGCCACGATTACCCAAGAGGCACAGCCATGACGACATGCTGCTGCTGGCTCAGTTGAGCCTGCCGTCTTCACCCTCCAGCCTCAACGAAGACAGCCTCAGCACCACGAGTGAGCTGCTGTCCAGCCGCCGGGCCCGCCGCATTCCCAAG CTTGTCCAAAGAATTAACTCCATCTACAATGCCaagaggggaaagaagaggttAAAAAAGCTGTCTATGTCCAGCATTGAGACAGCGTCACTGAGAG ATGAGAATAGTGAGAGCGAGAGCGACTCTGACGACAGGTTCAAAG cccacacGCAGCGCCTAGTCCATATCCAGTCGATGCTGAAGCGTGCACCGAGCTATCGGACCCTGGAGCTGGAGCTGCTTGAGTGGCAGGAGCGGGAGCTTTTTGAGTACTTTGTGGTGGTGTCCCTCAAGAAGAAGCCATCCCGAAACACCTACCTCCCTGAAGTCTCCTACCAGTTTCCTAAG CTGGACCGACCCACCAAGCAAATGcgggaggcagaggaaaggctCAAGGCTATCCCCCAGTTTTGCTTCCCTGATGCCAAGGACTGGCTCCCTGTGTCAGAATACAGCAG TGAGACCTTTTCTTTCATGCTGACTGGGGAAGATGGCAGCAGACGCTTTGGCTATTGCAGGCGCTTATTG CCAAGTGGGAAGGGGCCCCGGTTGCCAGAGGTGTACTGTGTCATCAGCCGCCTTGGCTGCTTCGGCTTGTTTTCCAAG GTCCTAGATGAGGTGGAGCGCCGGCGTGGGATCTCTGCCGCATTGGTCTATCCCTTCATGAGAAGTCTCATGGAGTCAcccttcccagccccagggaAGACCATCAAGGTGAAGACATTCCTGCCAGGTGCTGGCAATGAG GTGTTAGAGCTGCGGCGGCCCATGGACTCGCGGCTGGAGCATGTGGACTTTGAGTGCCTTTTTACCTGCCTCAGCGTGCGCCAGCTCATCCGCATCTTTGCCTCGCTGCTGCTGGAGCGCCGGGTCATTTTTGTGGCAGATAAGCTCAG TACCCTCTCCAGCTGTTCCCATGCAGTGGTGGCCTTGCTCTACCCCTTCTCCTGGCAGCACACCTTCATTCCTGTCCTCCCGGCCTCCATGATTGACATCGTCTGCTGTCCTACACCCTTCCTGGTTGGCCTGCTCTCCAGCTCCCTCCCCAAACTGAAGGAGCTGCCTGTGGAGGAG GCGCTGATGGTGAATCTGGGATCTGACCGATTCATCCGACAG ATGGATGATGAGGACACATTGTTACCTAGGAAGTTACAGGCAGCTCTGGAGCAGGCTCTAGAGAGGAAGAATGAACTGATCTCCCAGGACTCTGACAGTGACTCCGATGATG AATGTAATACCCTCAATGGGCTGGTGTCAGAGGTGTTTATCCGGTTCTTTGTGGAGACTGTTGGGCACTACTCCCTCTTCCTGACACAGAGTGAGAAGGGGGAGAGGGCCTTTCAGCGAGAGGCCTTCCGCAAGTCTGTGGCTTCCAAAAGCATCCGCCGTTTTCTGGAGGTTTTTATGGAATCTCAGATGTTTGCTGGCTTCATCCAAGACAGAGAGCTAAGAAAGTGTCGGGCAAAGG GCCTGTTTGAGCAGCGAGTAGAGCAGTATTTAGAGGAACTCCCGGACACTGAACAGAGTGGCATGAATAAGTTTCTCCGAGGTTTGG GCAACAAAATGAAGTTCCTCCACAAGAAGAATTAA